In a genomic window of Accipiter gentilis chromosome 23, bAccGen1.1, whole genome shotgun sequence:
- the LOC126049553 gene encoding monocarboxylate transporter 2-like — protein MSPPANVGRAPGPPDGGWGWVVVVGAFVSIGFAYAFPKGIAIFFKEIQDFFGTSYGEIAWVSSITLATTYGAGPISSILVNRYGSRPVVIFGGLLCGIGMVSAAFCTSILQLYICVGFITGFGLALNLQPSVIIIGKYFLKRRPIANGLAMAGSPVMLCTLAPLNQFLFDNFGWRGSFLILGAILLNCCVAGALFRPIRAAPASVKPQVTEEGKDALKKEVTEEAMEMSSPTNVPMENKMEEEGGKDCCEKINQYLDFSLFKHRGFLIYLIGNVLMFLGFFAPIVFLAPYAKHIGIDEYSSAFLLSILAIVDMIARPTTGIIANSKWVRPRIQYFFSFSIAFNGTCHLLCPLASGYTGLVVYSIFFGLAFGMVCAMLFETLMDLVGAARFTSAVGLVTIAECCTILLGPPIGGTLIDTFGDYKYMFIKCGAVMVLAGTFLFIMNYYNYRMLAKEEKERKAKEEDLKSVRTENEGRNNWSKETAQDGPELEPLREEQEGLKKEVNGTNEL, from the exons ATGTCCCCCCCCGCTAATGTGGGGCGAGCCCCCGGTCCACCGGACGGCGGTTGGGGTTGGGTGGTGGTCGTCGGCGCTTTCGTTTCGATCGGCTTCGCGTACGCCTTCCCCAAAGGCATAGCTATCTTCTTCAAAGAAATCCAGGATTTCTTTGGCACGTCCTATGGCGAGATCGCGTGGGTTTCCTCCATCACGTTGGCCACGACGTACGGTGCAG GTCCCATTAGCAGTATTTTAGTAAACCGCTACGGCAGCCGACCGGTGGTTATATTCGGAGGCCTGCTGTGTGGCATTGGGATGGTCTCAGCCGCTTTCTGCACCAGCATCCTGCAGCTCTACATCTGCGTGGGCTTCATTACAG GCTTTGGCCTTGCTCTCAACCTCCAGCCATCAGTGATAATCATAGGGAAATACTTTTTGAAGAGAAGACCCATCGCGAATGGCCTTGCTATGGCAGGGAGCCCCGTGATGCTGTGCACCCTGGCTCCTCTCAACCAGTTCCTTTTTGACAATTTTGGCTGGAGGGGCAGCTTTTTAATTCTTGGGGCAATTTTATTAAACTGCTGTGTAGCAGGAGCTCTCTTTAGACCCATCAGGGCAGCCCCAGCTTCAGTCAAACCCCAGGTGactgaggaagggaaggatgcTCTCAAAAAAGAGGTCACTGAAGAGGCCATGGAAATGAGCAGTCCCACAAATGTGCCCATGGAGAAcaaaatggaagaggaaggaggaaaggactGTTGTGAAAAAATCAATCAGTACCtcgatttttctctctttaagcACAGAGGGTTCTTGATTTACCTGATCGGAAACGTGCTGATGTTCCTGGGGTTTTTTGCCCCCATTGTTTTTCTGGCACCCTATGCAAAGCACATCGGCATTGATGAATATTCATCTGCTTTCCTCCTTTCGATCCTTGCTATCGTGGATATGATTGCCCGACCTACCACTGGCATCATCGCAAATAGCAAGTGGGTGAGGCCGCGGATTCAatactttttcagcttctccattGCTTTCAACGGCACCTGCCACCTTCTGTGCCCACTGGCTTCTGGCTACACGGGGCTCGTCGTCTACTCCATCTTTTTCGGCTTGGCCTTCGGCATGGTTTGTGCCATGCTCTTTGAAACGCTCATGGACCTCGTGGGAGCTGCTCGGTTCACAAGTGCTGTTGGCCTCGTCACCATTGCGGAGTGCTGCACGATATTGCTGGGACCACCTATTGGAG GGACTCTTATTGATACCTTTGGGGACTATAAATATATGTTCATTAAATGTGGAGCTGTGATGGTCCTGGCAGGAACCTTCCTGTTCATCATGAATTATTATAATTATCGTATGCTTgccaaggaggagaaggaaagaaaggcaaaagaagaGGATCTTAAATCTGtaaggacagaaaatgaaggcagaaataaCTGGAGCAAAGAAACCGCACAGGATGGGCCTGAGCTGGAACCTCTGAGAGAGGAACAAGAAGGACTAAAGAAGGAAGTGAATGGCACAAATGAACTTTAA